From the genome of Pseudomonas mohnii:
CGGCAAATTGACCGGCTTCGAAGTCGAGTTCTCCGAAGCCCTGGCCAAAGAGCTGGGCGTCAAGGTCAAACTGCAACCGACCAAATGGGACGGCATCCTCGCGGCGCTGGAATCCAAGCGTCTGGACGCCGTGATCAACCAGGTGACCATCTCCGAAGAGCGCAAGAAGAAGTATGACTTCTCCGAGCCTTACACCGTTTCCGGGATTCAGGCGCTGACCCTGACCAAGAACAAGGACACCATCAAGACCGCCGCCGACCTGGCCGGCAAGAAAGTCGGCGTAGGCCTGGGCACCAACTACGAAGCGTGGGTGAAAGAGAATGTGCCCAAGGCTGACGTCCGTACCTACGAAGATGACCCGACCAAGTTCCAGGACCTGCGTGTCGGCCGTATCGACGCCATCCTGATCGACCGCCTCGCCGCGCTGGAATACGCCAAGAAAGCCAAGGACACTTCTGCCGCCGGCGAAGCCTTCTCGCGCCAGGAAGCCGGCATTGCCCTGCGCAAAGGCGAGCCTGAGCTGTTGGCCGCCGTGAACAAAGCCATCGACAAGCTGCGCGCCGACGGTACGCTGAAAAAGCTTTCGGAAAAATACTTCAGCGCTGACGTCACTCAATAATGGAAGAAGCTTTTCAACTCGCACTGGACTCCCTGCCCTTCCTGCTCAAGGGGGCCTACTACACGGTCATCTTGAGCCTGGGCGGGATGTTCTTCGGCCTGGTGATGGGCTTCGGCCTGGCACTGATGCGCCTGTCGCGCTTCAAACTGGTGAGCTGGCTCGCCCGCATCTACGTGTCGTTCTTTCGCGGCACGCCGTTGCTGGTGCAACTGTTCGTGATCTATTACGGCTTGCCGCAATTGGGCATGGAACTCGATCCGCTGCCGGCGGCCATGATCGGCTTCTCGCTGAACATGGCCGCCTACGCCTGTGAAATCCTGCGCGCCGCGATCAGTTCCATCGAGCGCGGCCAGTGGGAAGCGGCTGCCAGTATCGGCATGACCCGTGCGCAGACCCTGCGCCGGGCCATCCTGCCGCAGGCGATGCGCACCGCATTGCCGCCGCTGGGCAACAGCTTCATTTCACTGGTCAAGGACACCGCCCTGGCAGCCACCATTCAGGTGCCGGAGCTGTTCCGTCAGGCGCAGCTGATTACCGCCCGTACCTTCGAAGTGTTCACCATGTATCTGGCCGCCGCGCTGATCTACTGGATTCTGGCCACGGTGCTGTCGCACCTGCAGAACCAGCTGGAAGCCCGGGTCAATCGGCACGACCAGGAGTCCTGACCCCATGATTGTCGTGGAAAAACTGACAAAGCAGTTCAAGGGTCAAGTCGTGCTCAACGGCATCGATCTGCAAGTGAAGGAAGGTGAGGTCGTGGCGATCATCGGGCCGAGCGGCTCGGGCAAGACCACGTTCCTGCGTTGCCTGAACTTCCTGGAAGAACCCACCAGCGGCCGGATCAAGGTCGGCGACATCGAGATCGATACCAGCCGCCCGTTGAACCAGCAGCAGAGCCTGGTGCGCCGCTTGCGCCAGCACGTGGGCTTCGTGTTCCAGAACTTCAACCTGTTCCCCCATCGCACCGCCCTGGAAAACGTCATCGAAGGCCCGATCATCGTCAAGAAGGTCCCGCACGCCGACGCCGTTGCCCTGGGTAAAAAGCTGTTGGCCAGGGTCGGCCTGGCG
Proteins encoded in this window:
- the tcyN gene encoding L-cystine ABC transporter ATP-binding protein TcyN, yielding MIVVEKLTKQFKGQVVLNGIDLQVKEGEVVAIIGPSGSGKTTFLRCLNFLEEPTSGRIKVGDIEIDTSRPLNQQQSLVRRLRQHVGFVFQNFNLFPHRTALENVIEGPIIVKKVPHADAVALGKKLLARVGLAGKEDAYPRRLSGGQQQRVAIARALAMEPEVILFDEPTSALDPELVGEVLSTIRSLAEEKRTMVIVTHEMGFARDVANRVVFFDKGVIVEQGEAKALFAHPKEERTKQFLSKFLNNSHN
- the tcyJ gene encoding cystine ABC transporter substrate-binding protein; the protein is MNFSVLRRNLLVGSLGLALGVGLLGQAVAGEQLQKIKDAGVINVGLEGTYPPFSFVDADGKLTGFEVEFSEALAKELGVKVKLQPTKWDGILAALESKRLDAVINQVTISEERKKKYDFSEPYTVSGIQALTLTKNKDTIKTAADLAGKKVGVGLGTNYEAWVKENVPKADVRTYEDDPTKFQDLRVGRIDAILIDRLAALEYAKKAKDTSAAGEAFSRQEAGIALRKGEPELLAAVNKAIDKLRADGTLKKLSEKYFSADVTQ
- the tcyL gene encoding cystine ABC transporter permease; protein product: MEEAFQLALDSLPFLLKGAYYTVILSLGGMFFGLVMGFGLALMRLSRFKLVSWLARIYVSFFRGTPLLVQLFVIYYGLPQLGMELDPLPAAMIGFSLNMAAYACEILRAAISSIERGQWEAAASIGMTRAQTLRRAILPQAMRTALPPLGNSFISLVKDTALAATIQVPELFRQAQLITARTFEVFTMYLAAALIYWILATVLSHLQNQLEARVNRHDQES